DNA from Terriglobus tenax:
GGGCACCCGGCACAATGCTGCTATCGCTCGGTCTCTTTGGCTGAAGCTACCGACCCCGGCGGCTCCTTGAAGGGTTCTACCGCGATGCGTTCGTAGCGGACGTCCACCACAATCAACTTCTCTGCGCCGCGGGGGGCGTGGAGGGTGATCTGGTCGCCTGCTGCGGCTTTCATCAGGGCGCGGCCCAGCGGGGATTGCCAACTGATGTGGTTGCGGTCGAGGTCGACCTCGTCGACGCCGACGATGCTGACGACGCGCTCTTCTCCGGCGGCGTTTTCGTAGCGGACGGTGGCTCCGAAGAAGACGCGCTCGGCGCGCTGGCCGCTTCTGGGGGCTTCCGGGTCGACGACCTCGGCGGCTTCAATGCGTTTGCTCAGGAAGCGGATGCGGCTGTCGATCTGGCGCAGGCGGCGCTTGCCGTACTGGTAGTCGGCGTTCTCGCTGCGGTCGCCGTTGCCGGCGGCCCAGGCGACGACTTCCACCACGGCGGGGCGGTCTTTGGTGAGCAGGAAGTGGTGCTCGTCCTTCAGCCGCTGCAGGCCGCCGGGGGTGATGTAGTTCCTGACCTGGGGTCCGGGCTGATCGGCCTGCGGTTGTCGGGTATAGCCTTTGCGCATTGTTGAGGTCCTTCTAGGCTAAAAGCAGATTCCTTCGCTCCGCTGCGGAATGACAAGCAAGAAATGCAGGTCCCTCCGCTTCCCCTTCCCTGCGGTCAGGGTTCGGTCGGGATGACAAGCAGAAGAGCAAAGGCGGGTCTCGCTTCGCTCGATATCCCACCCATGCTGCGCATGGATGGGGCACCCAGATTGATGGCTATTTCAGCAGCTTTGCGGCTTCCTTGGCGAAGTAGGTGAAGATAAAGTCGGCGCCGGCGCGGTGGATGGCCAGAAGGCTTTCGAGGATGGTGCGCTCGCGTTCGAGCCAGTCTTTTTCGAAGGCGGCACAAAGCATGGAGTACTCGCCGGAGACCTGGTAGGCGCCGATGGGCACTTCGAAGCGCTGGCGGGCGGCGAGGATGATGTCCAGGTAGGGACCGGCGGGCTTCATCAGCAGCATGTCCGCGCCTTCCATCAGGTCCAGTTCGATTTCGCGCATGGCTTCACGCGGGTTGGCGGCGTCCATCTGGTAGGTGCGGCGGTCGCCGAACTGCGGGGTGGAGTCGGCGGCTTCGCGGAAGGGGCCGTAGAAGGCGGAGGCGAACTTGGCGGCGTAGCTCAGGATGGGCACTTCGGTGAATCCGGCCAGGTCCAGCTCCTCGCGAATGGCTTCGACGCGGCCGTCCATCATGTCCGACGGTGCGACGATGTCTGCTCCGGCGCGTGCGTGCGATGCGGCGGTTTTGGCCAGCAGCTCGATGGTGGCATCGTTGTCGATGCTGTAGTGGTCGCCTTCGCGGGCCACGATGCCGCAGTGGCCGTGCGAGGTGTACTCGCACAGGCAGACGTCGGAGATGATGAGCAGGCTGTCGAGCGCGGGCTCGGCCTTGAGGGCGCGGATGGCTCGCTGGACGATGCCATCTTCCGCGTAGCCGCCGGTGCCGGTCTCGTCCTTGCTTTCGGGCAGGCCGAAGAGCAGCAGGCCACCGATGCCGAGTTCGGCGCACTCGCGGGCTTCCTTCAGGGCTTCGTCAATGGAGAGGTTGTAGACGCCGGGCATGGACGAGATGGGCTTACGTACGCCCTCGCCGGGGCAGATGAACAACGGGTACAGCAGCATGCCGGGGCGAAGGTGGGTTTCGCGCACCAGTGAGCGCATGGCCGGGGTGCGGCGCAGACGCCGCATGCGAGTGATCGGGAACTCCATGGGGTAATTCTACGGCTGGCGGATGGTGGAAGGTTGTCAGTGCTCTGTTCTCAGAGGGGTCTCGGCTTATTCCGAGTTCTTACTGACAACTGAGCACAGAGAACTAGTCCTCGGCGATGGAGTCGTACTCCAGGCCGGAGGCCGCGGGGGCCAGCACCCAGAGCGTGTAAACACCGAGGGCGGTGCCGAGCGGAAACTTGAGTAGTGCCAGCACGCCGAAGACGATGGCCAGCGTACGTGCCCAGCGCTTGCGCTGCATCAGTCCCCAGGCTACCAACGCGGCCGCGCCGGCCATGACAAGCGTGGTGGCGAAGATGAAGGGTATGAGGGCGTGCAGGAAGGGCAGCTCCGCGCCGGAACCGCTCCAGCGGAAAAAACGCCGGCCGAGTACGGCATTGGCAAAGGCCATACCGAGGAAGACGCTGACGACGCGATAGGCTGCGAAGATGGCCCACAGGATGCTGAGGGTCTGCAGATGCTTTTGTACGCGGGGCAGATAAGGCAGGCTGTACGCGGCGGAAATGCCGGAGGGCATGGGTTGCCGGGTGCCGCAGCGCGAGCAGAAGCCGCCATCGGCGGCGGTAGGAGAACCACAGGTAGCGCAGGTCATTGGAAGCGCCTCCTTTGTGAACCAGAGATATCTACGCAAAGGGCCCGTGACTGGTTCCGTCAGGCGGAATTTTACGCCCGCCCGTCCGGCTACGATAGAGAGATATGGCGGAGTTGGATCAATTGCGCGAGACCAGTGCGGTGTCACTGGAGTGGCCGCGGCTGCGGGAGCAGATTGCGCGGCAGACGGGGTCGTCTGCAGGCCGTGACCATGTGCTGGCCCTGGAGCCACGTATGGACGCGGCGTGGATTGCGCGCCAGCACGACTCGGTTGCCGAGGTGCGTACGTACCTGGCGACGGGGGCGGTGTTCTATTTCAGCCAGGTCTTCGCGCCGGAGTCGATGCTGGAAAAGGCACGTATCCCCGGCGCTTCGCTGGAGCCGGAAGAACTGCTGCGGCTGCTGGCGCTGACGGAGACCATGGAAGAGTGGCGGTCGGTGGCGCAGATGGAGGG
Protein-coding regions in this window:
- the greB gene encoding transcription elongation factor GreB, which codes for MRKGYTRQPQADQPGPQVRNYITPGGLQRLKDEHHFLLTKDRPAVVEVVAWAAGNGDRSENADYQYGKRRLRQIDSRIRFLSKRIEAAEVVDPEAPRSGQRAERVFFGATVRYENAAGEERVVSIVGVDEVDLDRNHISWQSPLGRALMKAAAGDQITLHAPRGAEKLIVVDVRYERIAVEPFKEPPGSVASAKETER
- the hemB gene encoding porphobilinogen synthase, with protein sequence MEFPITRMRRLRRTPAMRSLVRETHLRPGMLLYPLFICPGEGVRKPISSMPGVYNLSIDEALKEARECAELGIGGLLLFGLPESKDETGTGGYAEDGIVQRAIRALKAEPALDSLLIISDVCLCEYTSHGHCGIVAREGDHYSIDNDATIELLAKTAASHARAGADIVAPSDMMDGRVEAIREELDLAGFTEVPILSYAAKFASAFYGPFREAADSTPQFGDRRTYQMDAANPREAMREIELDLMEGADMLLMKPAGPYLDIILAARQRFEVPIGAYQVSGEYSMLCAAFEKDWLERERTILESLLAIHRAGADFIFTYFAKEAAKLLK
- a CDS encoding zinc ribbon domain-containing protein, encoding MTCATCGSPTAADGGFCSRCGTRQPMPSGISAAYSLPYLPRVQKHLQTLSILWAIFAAYRVVSVFLGMAFANAVLGRRFFRWSGSGAELPFLHALIPFIFATTLVMAGAAALVAWGLMQRKRWARTLAIVFGVLALLKFPLGTALGVYTLWVLAPAASGLEYDSIAED